CCAAACATAAATGTAAATGCCAGTATGGCAAGGGATTTTCTGAACATAGTCTAACTCTAAAAAGTGGGTTTTAAGTTGGCAAATAGTGGGCGCAAATTATTCTAAAAAATCATATTCATCTACCCGAAGAATAACAGGAAATTTTTATTGAAAAATGCATTGTTTCATGTATTTACCTCAAAAAACACGTATTTCTCGTAAAAAAGGGTAATAAAGTATAATACACAGCGAAAATACAGTTGTAATCCACAAGCTATTAATCCTATTTTAGAACCCTTAAATTTTAATTACGATGGAGCTGTTCAGATTAGATAATAAAGTGGCAGTTATCACCGGTGGTGGTAGCGGCATAGGACAGGCGATAGCTAAATGTTTCGGCGCCCAGGGTGCACAGGTGCATATCCTGGAACTGAACGAAGATGGCGGTAAAGGTACCGCCGATGAAATTATCGCCGATGGCGGTAAAGCACAGGTACACGCCTGCAACGTTGCCGATCAGGCAGCGGTGGTTGCTGTAATGAATAATATTATCCAATCTGCCGGCAAACTGGATATCCTCGTGAACTGCGCCGGTATCGCACATGTAGGTAAACTGGAAAATACTGCGGAGCAGGACTTCGACCGCGTTTATAACGTAAACGTTAAAGGTACCTACAACTGTATGTATGCTGTTATTGGCCAGATGAAGCAACAAGGTGGCGGCGTTATCTTAAATATCGC
This window of the Chitinophaga sp. Cy-1792 genome carries:
- a CDS encoding SDR family NAD(P)-dependent oxidoreductase; this encodes MELFRLDNKVAVITGGGSGIGQAIAKCFGAQGAQVHILELNEDGGKGTADEIIADGGKAQVHACNVADQAAVVAVMNNIIQSAGKLDILVNCAGIAHVGKLENTAEQDFDRVYNVNVKGTYNCMYAVIGQMKQQGGGVILNIASIASSVGIPDRFAYSMSKGAVLTMTLSVAKDYLGDNIRCNCVSPARVHTPFVDGFIAKNYPGKEAEMFEKLSKTQPIGRMAKPAEVGTLALFLCSDEAGFITGSDYPIDGGFIRLNN